From the genome of Virgibacillus siamensis, one region includes:
- a CDS encoding MFS transporter has product MFKQGEKKQDSQEKRWAIISLSSIPLIMTLGNSMLIPILPVMEKELDITKLQSSYIITVYSIVAIFFIPLAGFLSDRFGRKKVIIPALIITGIGGLVAGWASYKMDAPFMWILIGRILQGIGASGAAPIVMPLVGDIFRDDKEASATLGIIETSNTTGKVLSPILGAVLAALVWFLPFFSIPVFCIISVFLVSFLVKNKKNNEEHTSFGKYWNMAKDALKEHGRWLCAVFLIGAILMFILFGFLFYLSSILEEKYDYKGIWKGLLLAVPLLALSIASFITGRKIKDNLIKMKWITFVGIIFSGCAVAVIPFMDHPVYLLTIFLICGTGIGMALPCLDALITESMKKNVRGVITSIYSAMRFIGVASGPPVIALMMKQNIIWMVSLLTIFALGAGILAYRNIDPESSQLE; this is encoded by the coding sequence ATGTTCAAGCAGGGTGAAAAAAAGCAGGATTCACAGGAGAAACGTTGGGCCATTATATCGCTGTCATCGATTCCATTAATTATGACACTTGGGAACTCTATGCTGATTCCTATTTTACCTGTAATGGAGAAGGAGTTGGATATAACCAAGCTTCAATCGAGTTACATCATAACGGTATATTCCATCGTTGCTATTTTTTTTATTCCATTGGCAGGATTTTTATCAGACAGGTTTGGACGAAAAAAGGTTATTATCCCTGCGCTTATCATAACTGGGATTGGCGGGCTGGTTGCTGGCTGGGCATCGTACAAAATGGATGCCCCCTTTATGTGGATTCTGATTGGAAGGATATTGCAGGGAATTGGTGCATCAGGTGCCGCTCCGATTGTAATGCCGCTTGTTGGCGATATTTTTCGCGATGACAAGGAGGCGAGTGCTACACTCGGGATAATCGAAACCTCCAACACAACGGGGAAAGTATTGAGTCCGATTCTTGGGGCAGTTCTTGCTGCGCTTGTTTGGTTTTTGCCATTCTTTTCGATTCCTGTTTTCTGTATAATTTCCGTATTTCTCGTAAGTTTTTTGGTAAAGAACAAAAAGAATAATGAAGAACATACCAGTTTCGGTAAGTATTGGAACATGGCAAAAGATGCGCTGAAAGAACACGGACGATGGTTATGTGCTGTTTTTTTAATTGGTGCAATTCTGATGTTTATTCTGTTTGGATTTTTATTTTATTTATCCAGTATTCTTGAGGAAAAATATGATTATAAAGGTATCTGGAAAGGGTTGCTGCTGGCGGTTCCTTTGCTGGCATTGTCTATTGCCTCGTTTATTACAGGCCGCAAAATCAAGGATAATCTTATAAAGATGAAATGGATCACTTTTGTTGGCATAATATTTTCCGGTTGTGCCGTTGCGGTGATACCATTTATGGATCATCCTGTTTATCTGTTAACAATCTTTTTAATTTGTGGCACTGGAATAGGGATGGCATTACCATGTCTTGATGCACTTATAACAGAAAGCATGAAGAAGAATGTACGCGGTGTAATTACGTCCATCTACAGTGCAATGCGGTTTATCGGTGTTGCCTCCGGTCCGCCGGTTATTGCCTTGATGATGAAACAAAATATAATTTGGATGGTCAGTCTGCTTACGATTTTTGCCCTGGGTGCGGGAATACTTGCGTACCGGAACATTGATCCGGAATCAAGTCAACTTGAATGA
- a CDS encoding IDEAL domain-containing protein produces MKKQKIVYRYVPYQGITIHARKEIPFELQLSSRLLLDEICFNWNKERLERAINTSIDAGNKEVFLALSEQYRQYIWE; encoded by the coding sequence ATGAAAAAGCAAAAAATAGTTTATCGTTATGTGCCGTATCAGGGGATAACAATCCATGCAAGAAAGGAAATTCCGTTTGAATTACAACTCTCTTCAAGACTGTTATTGGATGAGATTTGCTTCAATTGGAACAAAGAACGTTTGGAAAGGGCGATTAATACTTCCATTGATGCTGGAAATAAAGAAGTATTTCTCGCATTAAGTGAACAATACAGACAATATATCTGGGAATAA
- a CDS encoding MFS transporter encodes MNKKMKLSWMMYDFGNSAFSTTIMAAVLPVFYYDVAAAGLEESMATSYWGYSQSIAVLIVAVLAPFLGAISDFSAAKKKFLQFFAYMGIIASILLAFINEGDYIFASILLIVGTIGFSGANIFYDAFLPEIADEDEIDKLSSNGFAFGYIGGGVLLAINLLMILKYDWFGLPNATVASQVSFASVGVWWFIFSLPLLKNVHEEKKTNVKRDKSYAAIGIHRVTNTFKDIKNYKHLLIFLIAFWMYNDGISTIIKMATIYGRDIGIDKNALIAALLITQFVGIPCTIFFGWLAKKITPKRALYITLYAYLFIVILGYFMSSALHFYLLAICVGLVQGGAQSLSRSIFGRMVPENKHAEFYGFYGISSKFAAIFGPFLFAFVGQLTGSSRLGIVSLVIFFIGGIILLRFVNIEQGMLEARKQSTPSGKAGVNPE; translated from the coding sequence ATGAATAAAAAAATGAAACTAAGCTGGATGATGTATGACTTTGGCAATTCAGCTTTTTCAACAACAATCATGGCTGCAGTACTTCCAGTTTTTTATTATGACGTGGCAGCAGCCGGGCTGGAAGAATCAATGGCGACAAGTTATTGGGGTTATTCCCAGTCTATTGCAGTGCTGATTGTGGCTGTATTGGCACCCTTTTTAGGGGCAATCAGTGATTTTTCAGCTGCGAAAAAAAAATTCCTGCAATTTTTTGCGTACATGGGAATAATTGCAAGTATTCTTCTGGCATTCATTAATGAGGGTGACTACATATTTGCATCTATTCTTCTTATTGTCGGAACGATTGGTTTTTCAGGCGCTAATATTTTTTATGATGCTTTTTTGCCGGAAATAGCTGATGAAGATGAAATCGATAAGTTATCGTCAAACGGGTTTGCATTCGGGTATATTGGCGGTGGTGTTTTACTGGCGATTAACCTGCTGATGATTTTGAAATATGATTGGTTTGGGCTGCCAAATGCAACCGTAGCGAGTCAGGTATCATTTGCATCAGTCGGTGTATGGTGGTTCATTTTCTCGCTGCCGCTTTTGAAAAACGTACACGAGGAGAAGAAGACAAATGTAAAGCGTGACAAATCCTATGCCGCAATTGGGATTCACCGGGTTACGAACACATTTAAAGATATTAAAAACTATAAGCACTTATTAATTTTTTTAATTGCATTTTGGATGTATAACGACGGAATCTCAACGATAATTAAAATGGCAACAATATATGGCCGTGATATCGGGATTGATAAAAATGCCTTGATTGCAGCATTATTGATCACACAATTTGTTGGAATCCCATGTACTATTTTTTTCGGCTGGCTGGCAAAGAAGATTACCCCGAAACGTGCATTGTATATAACGCTGTATGCTTATTTGTTTATTGTTATACTTGGTTACTTCATGTCTTCTGCGCTCCATTTTTATCTGCTTGCAATATGCGTCGGGTTAGTGCAAGGCGGTGCTCAATCACTGAGCAGGTCAATCTTTGGCCGTATGGTACCTGAAAATAAACACGCTGAATTTTACGGTTTTTACGGTATCTCTTCCAAATTTGCTGCTATTTTTGGACCGTTTTTGTTTGCGTTCGTTGGCCAGTTGACTGGTTCGAGCCGATTGGGAATTGTTTCCCTTGTTATCTTTTTCATCGGCGGTATCATTCTGCTTCGTTTTGTCAATATTGAGCAAGGAATGCTGGAAGCACGAAAACAGTCAACTCCATCCGGTAAAGCTGGGGTAAACCCTGAATAG
- a CDS encoding zinc dependent phospholipase C family protein, whose protein sequence is MPNIWTHMLFSEEVVDAVIDNPYSLSELEPYMKLGSQGPDPFFYYNFWPWIKNEPVHEIGMALHTEKCGAFLMDLIEKARRCDKQVQAYVFGFVTHHILDRNTHPYIHYRAGYAGSNHQKLEVLIDTLMMEKCCNLKTWKVPVYKEIDVGANLNKEITGLLDGTIQEYYPGIKPETDRYIQKAYKDMKRALKLLADPYGWKNKVLKTLIGSYSHQPIKNNIDYLNVKHATWHHPATNVSSTKSFIDLYEQARTEGIGIMTELLSYWKSPAEETRQRLADLIGNISYDTGKPLSLNLENHYSDPIV, encoded by the coding sequence TTGCCAAACATATGGACACATATGCTTTTCAGTGAGGAAGTGGTGGATGCTGTCATCGATAATCCATATTCACTTTCTGAACTGGAACCTTATATGAAATTAGGGTCCCAAGGTCCGGATCCTTTCTTTTATTACAATTTCTGGCCTTGGATAAAAAACGAGCCGGTTCATGAAATAGGAATGGCCCTGCACACGGAGAAGTGCGGCGCCTTTTTGATGGATTTAATTGAGAAAGCCCGACGCTGTGATAAACAGGTGCAGGCATATGTATTCGGTTTTGTCACGCATCATATTTTGGACAGAAATACACATCCATATATTCATTATCGTGCCGGATATGCAGGCAGCAATCATCAAAAGCTGGAAGTCTTGATTGATACATTGATGATGGAAAAGTGCTGCAATCTAAAAACATGGAAAGTACCGGTCTACAAGGAAATTGATGTCGGAGCCAACCTCAATAAAGAAATAACAGGCTTATTGGATGGAACCATCCAGGAATACTATCCGGGTATCAAACCGGAAACAGATAGATACATTCAAAAGGCATACAAAGATATGAAACGTGCATTGAAACTGCTTGCTGATCCATATGGATGGAAGAACAAAGTACTGAAAACGTTGATTGGTTCCTATTCCCATCAACCAATTAAAAATAATATTGACTATTTAAATGTAAAGCATGCTACATGGCATCATCCCGCAACAAATGTCTCCAGCACAAAAAGCTTTATTGATCTATATGAGCAAGCACGAACGGAAGGGATCGGGATCATGACGGAATTGCTTTCATACTGGAAATCACCGGCTGAAGAAACAAGACAGCGCCTGGCTGATTTAATCGGTAATATTTCCTATGATACCGGGAAGCCGCTAAGCCTAAATCTGGAAAACCATTACAGCGACCCGATTGTATAA
- the fumC gene encoding class II fumarate hydratase — translation MEYRIEKDTIGEIKVPNDKYWGAQTQRSKENFPIGDEKMPVEVIRSFAILKKSAAKANSELGLLDAKKAEAIAYAADQIIEDKLPEHFPLVVWQTGSGTQSNMNVNEVIAHVGNKWLEEQGSELSLHPNDDVNKSQSSNDTYPTAMHIAAVLKLEDTVLPAVKTLKGTLKEKMDAYQDVVKIGRTHLQDATPLTLGQEISGWHRMLEKSETMIAESVQHVKELAIGGTAVGTGLNAHPDFSEEVCKEINNVTGKEFISAPNKFHALTSHDETVYAHGALKGLAADMMKIANDVRWLASGPRCGIGEIIIPANEPGSSIMPGKVNPTQCEAVTMVAAQVMGNDASIGFAASQGNFELNVFKPVIAYNFLQSSQLLADSILSFDERCVQGLEPNYEQIEKYLKDSLMLVTALNPHIGYENAAKIAKKAYNDNSTLKETAVELGLLTEDEFEKYVNPKEMTYPK, via the coding sequence ATGGAATACCGGATTGAAAAAGATACTATTGGTGAAATAAAAGTCCCTAACGATAAATACTGGGGAGCTCAAACCCAGCGAAGCAAGGAGAATTTTCCGATCGGTGATGAGAAAATGCCGGTTGAGGTCATCAGGTCCTTCGCTATTTTGAAGAAAAGTGCAGCGAAAGCAAACAGTGAACTTGGGCTTCTTGATGCAAAAAAGGCTGAGGCTATTGCGTATGCAGCTGACCAGATTATTGAAGATAAGCTGCCTGAGCATTTCCCGCTTGTTGTATGGCAGACCGGAAGCGGCACGCAATCAAACATGAACGTCAATGAAGTGATTGCACATGTCGGGAACAAATGGCTTGAAGAACAGGGAAGTGAACTATCCCTGCATCCTAATGATGATGTCAACAAATCACAAAGTTCCAATGACACATATCCGACAGCAATGCATATTGCAGCTGTTCTGAAACTTGAAGATACTGTCCTGCCAGCCGTTAAAACATTGAAAGGCACGTTGAAGGAAAAAATGGATGCTTATCAGGATGTTGTGAAAATCGGTCGTACACACTTGCAGGATGCGACTCCACTTACACTTGGCCAGGAAATCAGCGGCTGGCACCGTATGCTTGAAAAATCGGAAACGATGATTGCCGAAAGCGTACAGCATGTGAAAGAACTTGCAATTGGCGGAACAGCGGTTGGAACAGGACTGAATGCGCATCCCGATTTTTCGGAAGAAGTATGTAAGGAAATAAATAATGTCACCGGCAAAGAATTTATTTCCGCGCCTAACAAGTTTCATGCGTTGACAAGCCATGATGAAACCGTTTATGCACATGGTGCGCTGAAAGGACTTGCAGCAGACATGATGAAAATTGCTAACGATGTACGCTGGCTGGCAAGCGGTCCTCGTTGCGGTATCGGGGAAATTATCATTCCTGCCAACGAGCCAGGCAGTTCCATTATGCCCGGTAAAGTAAATCCGACTCAGTGCGAAGCGGTAACAATGGTAGCGGCGCAGGTAATGGGAAATGATGCTTCGATTGGTTTTGCAGCAAGTCAGGGGAACTTTGAACTGAATGTGTTCAAGCCGGTTATTGCATACAATTTTCTGCAGTCCAGTCAACTCCTTGCAGACAGCATATTGTCATTCGATGAGCGTTGTGTACAGGGACTTGAACCAAACTATGAACAGATTGAAAAATATCTTAAAGATTCGCTGATGCTTGTTACGGCATTGAACCCGCATATTGGCTATGAAAATGCAGCTAAAATTGCCAAAAAGGCATACAATGATAATTCAACTTTGAAAGAAACAGCAGTTGAACTTGGTTTGTTGACTGAAGACGAATTCGAAAAATATGTAAATCCAAAAGAAATGACATATCCAAAATAA
- a CDS encoding alpha/beta-type small acid-soluble spore protein, which produces MASNNSNQILVPGVEQALDQMKVEIAQEFGVNLGADTTSRANGSVGGEITKRLVSTAQQQLSGQQPK; this is translated from the coding sequence ATGGCTAGCAACAATTCAAACCAAATCCTAGTTCCTGGAGTGGAGCAGGCATTGGATCAAATGAAAGTTGAGATTGCACAGGAATTCGGCGTTAACCTTGGTGCTGATACTACTTCCCGTGCTAACGGATCTGTCGGTGGTGAAATCACGAAGCGTCTTGTATCAACTGCTCAACAACAATTAAGCGGACAACAACCTAAATAA
- a CDS encoding ABC transporter ATP-binding protein produces the protein MAELQLEHIQKSYDKKAIAVDDFNLNIQDKEFIVFVGPSGCGKSTTLRMIAGLEEITNGDLYIDDRKMNDVAPKDRDIAMVFQNYALYPHMNVYDNMAFGLKLRKFKKDEIEQRVQNAAKILGLEAYLDRKPKALSGGQRQRVALGRAIVRDAKVFLMDEPLSNLDAKLRVQMRAEIQKLHQRLQTTTIYVTHDQTEAMTMATRLVVMKDGVIQQVGAPKEVYDQPENIFVGGFIGSPSMNFLTGTLEDGNFVMGDTKVKVPEGKMKALREQNYLNKEVVLGIRPEDIHDEPVFIESTPDTKITAIIDVAELMGAESYLYSKLGEQDFIARVDSRSDITGGEEVSLAFDMNKALFFDAETEQRIR, from the coding sequence ATGGCAGAATTACAATTGGAACATATCCAAAAATCTTATGACAAAAAGGCTATCGCCGTAGATGACTTTAATTTGAACATTCAAGACAAGGAATTTATTGTTTTTGTCGGCCCTTCCGGATGTGGTAAATCCACTACGCTGCGCATGATTGCGGGTCTGGAGGAAATCACAAATGGCGACCTTTATATTGATGACCGCAAAATGAATGATGTCGCTCCAAAAGACCGTGACATTGCAATGGTTTTCCAAAACTATGCATTGTACCCGCACATGAACGTTTACGACAATATGGCATTTGGGCTGAAACTGCGGAAGTTCAAAAAAGATGAAATTGAGCAGCGGGTTCAAAATGCCGCGAAAATTCTTGGACTGGAAGCATATTTGGACCGAAAACCAAAAGCTTTATCCGGTGGACAGCGTCAGCGTGTTGCGCTGGGACGTGCAATTGTCCGTGACGCCAAGGTCTTTTTAATGGACGAACCGCTTTCCAACCTTGATGCAAAACTGCGTGTGCAAATGCGTGCAGAGATTCAAAAGCTGCACCAGCGTCTGCAGACGACAACAATTTATGTAACACACGATCAAACTGAAGCGATGACAATGGCTACGAGACTGGTTGTTATGAAAGACGGTGTAATTCAGCAGGTTGGTGCACCAAAAGAGGTTTACGATCAGCCGGAAAATATATTCGTCGGCGGATTCATCGGCTCCCCTTCCATGAACTTTTTAACAGGCACATTGGAGGACGGTAATTTTGTAATGGGAGATACGAAAGTTAAAGTTCCTGAAGGCAAAATGAAGGCATTGCGGGAACAAAACTATCTGAACAAAGAGGTTGTGCTCGGTATTCGTCCGGAAGATATTCATGACGAACCGGTTTTCATTGAATCAACACCGGATACAAAAATCACAGCTATTATTGATGTTGCTGAACTAATGGGGGCAGAGTCCTATCTTTATTCAAAATTGGGTGAGCAGGACTTCATTGCCCGCGTCGACTCACGATCTGATATAACTGGCGGTGAAGAGGTCAGCCTTGCTTTTGACATGAATAAAGCACTATTTTTTGACGCTGAAACGGAACAGCGGATTCGCTAA
- a CDS encoding PucR family transcriptional regulator has product MIEKLRKIYDSLIFFEDIYPEDTENYNWFLTNDHELIGIAKEELSERDLSLLNALLRPYHITTPEMSAEEKKWHSLLHSNYPITMEADSFRFIYFSFSRHQLEPASFNEAIQAFFAKQIPIIWTNEHEGIIVETDPDEDLSYEQIIDVLMSDLYVKIKFMIGALHDSLAHAKKYYDMLVHAAASTFPHIEKAVISHTEAIPYIVLDQADPQFLEDTASLILGEFRNDEELLKTIEMFFKCNLNISVTAKELYMHRNSLQYRLDKFTDKTGIDIRQFHEAITAYLAILSIKK; this is encoded by the coding sequence ATGATTGAAAAACTCCGTAAAATTTATGATTCATTAATTTTTTTTGAAGATATATATCCGGAAGACACTGAAAACTACAATTGGTTCCTTACAAATGATCATGAACTCATCGGCATTGCCAAGGAAGAACTAAGTGAAAGGGACCTTTCTCTTCTGAATGCTCTTTTACGTCCATACCATATTACAACACCTGAGATGTCTGCCGAAGAAAAGAAATGGCATAGTCTGCTTCATTCCAATTATCCAATAACCATGGAGGCAGATTCATTTCGGTTTATTTATTTCTCTTTTTCCAGACACCAGCTTGAACCCGCATCTTTTAATGAAGCAATTCAGGCATTTTTTGCAAAACAGATACCAATCATCTGGACGAATGAACATGAAGGCATTATTGTAGAGACGGATCCGGATGAAGACCTTTCGTATGAACAAATCATCGATGTACTCATGAGTGACCTTTATGTGAAAATTAAGTTTATGATTGGGGCGCTCCATGATTCACTTGCCCATGCAAAAAAGTATTATGACATGCTCGTGCATGCGGCAGCAAGTACTTTTCCACATATAGAAAAAGCGGTTATTTCCCACACTGAGGCCATTCCCTATATAGTGCTGGACCAGGCAGACCCACAATTCCTTGAGGACACCGCATCACTTATTTTAGGGGAATTCAGAAACGATGAAGAACTTCTGAAAACGATTGAGATGTTTTTCAAGTGCAATTTGAATATTTCCGTTACTGCAAAAGAATTGTATATGCACAGAAACAGTCTGCAATACCGGCTGGACAAATTCACTGATAAAACCGGTATTGATATCAGACAGTTTCACGAAGCAATAACAGCATATCTCGCTATCCTCTCCATCAAAAAATAA
- a CDS encoding YlbF family regulator, whose protein sequence is MANIYDSAYDLEKAIRGSEEFQNLKSAYDAVMADESAKQMFDNFRNTQMELQEKQMQGQEITEKEVEKARQVVELVQQHEDISKLMEEEQRLNVVINDVSRIITKPLEELYGNPDNESNE, encoded by the coding sequence GTGGCAAATATTTATGATAGCGCGTACGATTTGGAAAAGGCAATTCGCGGCAGCGAGGAGTTTCAAAACCTGAAATCCGCTTACGACGCTGTAATGGCTGATGAATCTGCTAAGCAAATGTTCGATAATTTCCGCAACACACAAATGGAATTGCAAGAAAAGCAAATGCAAGGCCAGGAAATTACGGAAAAGGAAGTTGAAAAAGCACGCCAGGTTGTTGAACTGGTTCAACAGCATGAGGATATTTCCAAACTGATGGAAGAGGAACAGCGACTGAACGTGGTAATTAATGATGTCAGCCGTATTATTACAAAACCTTTGGAGGAACTTTACGGAAATCCTGACAACGAATCAAATGAATAA
- a CDS encoding enoyl-CoA hydratase-related protein: MRTVQYESKNNITYITLNRAERYNALNKEMLVELLDALEQAEKNHDRTVILSGQGNAFCAGGDIGMMTDFADKEFYEEVMKTIEAVVVKLYMMPKIVISAIQGSAVGLGLSIALTADYVVAQEEAAAGMLFAGVGLAPDGGGHFWLKERMGTHKAKHFTWGMRQVSGAEAKAMGLFDIVTKESALDYANRVAEQMRRQPHIAMLKTKMMYHNRNLEELQYYLESERKSQWDLRNTEDHQEGVSAFLDKRKPVFKGK; the protein is encoded by the coding sequence ATGCGTACTGTACAATATGAAAGTAAAAATAACATTACATATATTACGTTAAATCGCGCGGAACGGTATAATGCGTTGAACAAGGAAATGCTTGTAGAACTTCTGGATGCTTTGGAACAGGCGGAAAAAAATCATGATCGGACAGTTATTCTCAGCGGTCAGGGGAATGCTTTTTGTGCTGGCGGTGATATCGGCATGATGACTGACTTCGCTGATAAAGAATTTTATGAGGAAGTTATGAAAACCATTGAAGCGGTTGTTGTAAAGTTATATATGATGCCGAAGATTGTTATATCAGCCATCCAGGGATCGGCAGTTGGTCTTGGTTTAAGTATAGCCTTGACAGCAGATTATGTTGTTGCACAAGAAGAAGCGGCTGCAGGCATGCTGTTTGCCGGGGTTGGGCTTGCTCCTGACGGTGGAGGACATTTCTGGCTGAAAGAACGGATGGGAACCCATAAAGCAAAGCATTTTACTTGGGGAATGCGTCAGGTAAGCGGTGCTGAGGCGAAAGCAATGGGATTGTTTGATATTGTGACAAAGGAAAGCGCGCTTGATTATGCAAATAGGGTGGCTGAGCAGATGAGGCGTCAACCGCATATTGCAATGCTGAAAACAAAAATGATGTATCATAACCGAAACCTGGAAGAACTTCAATATTACTTGGAGTCTGAACGGAAATCGCAATGGGATCTCCGCAACACCGAGGATCATCAAGAGGGAGTCAGTGCCTTTTTGGATAAACGCAAACCAGTATTTAAAGGGAAGTAA
- a CDS encoding YhzD family protein, whose protein sequence is MKTYNLTVFDKSGQKLLDESFEAANNDEAKKVGQARLEEEGYSEHTHRCVSPEAKLVLFHR, encoded by the coding sequence ATGAAAACGTATAATTTGACGGTTTTTGATAAATCCGGTCAAAAACTGCTGGATGAATCATTTGAGGCCGCTAACAATGATGAAGCAAAAAAGGTAGGGCAGGCTCGGCTAGAAGAGGAAGGCTACAGTGAACATACACACCGCTGTGTCTCACCTGAAGCAAAACTGGTGCTGTTCCACCGTTAG
- a CDS encoding metallophosphoesterase family protein translates to MTEQITFIHAADLHLDSPFKGLSHIPEHIFQEVRKSTFDALTKLVQTAIVRQVDFVLITGDLFDNEKQSLKAQVRLKRAFEELQREQIAVYLSYGNHDFINGNVHPIEYPENVCVFPDEKVRDFIFEKNGKQMASIYGFSYENRSVTENKVSEYQPMNDSVPFHIAMLHGSLHTNTDHDVYAPFHISDLVEKNVDYWALGHIHVREVLKESPAVVYPGNIQGRSRKESGEKGCYHVVMNDEGTTMNFVPLQAIQFNELHIDAAEFTDPHQLETKLQQEVNDFPGNTPQLLQLNLKDSDQKLGRWENDGYIADVIDLVNESNSNQSRWKLIYHYQVEKTKSYDESQLSKGHHFVGEVIRHINATDIQNQLTDLYRNKLARKYLQSPQAEDKQDIKKRAKQLLIDELLKHGGD, encoded by the coding sequence ATGACGGAACAAATCACTTTTATTCATGCAGCAGATTTGCATTTGGATAGTCCGTTCAAAGGCCTATCCCACATACCGGAGCACATTTTTCAGGAAGTCAGAAAAAGTACATTCGATGCATTAACCAAACTTGTTCAAACAGCAATTGTCAGGCAGGTTGACTTTGTTCTGATAACTGGTGACTTATTCGATAATGAAAAGCAGAGTTTGAAGGCCCAGGTCAGGTTAAAGCGGGCATTTGAGGAGTTGCAGCGGGAGCAAATTGCCGTTTATTTGTCTTACGGGAATCATGATTTCATCAACGGAAATGTTCATCCTATCGAATATCCGGAAAATGTGTGCGTTTTTCCAGATGAAAAGGTCCGTGATTTTATTTTTGAAAAAAATGGTAAGCAGATGGCCTCTATTTATGGGTTCAGCTATGAAAACAGGTCAGTGACTGAAAATAAAGTTTCTGAATATCAGCCTATGAACGATTCCGTTCCATTTCATATTGCGATGCTTCACGGCAGTTTACATACGAACACAGACCATGATGTGTATGCACCTTTTCATATTAGTGATTTGGTTGAGAAAAACGTTGACTATTGGGCGCTTGGACATATTCATGTACGGGAAGTACTGAAAGAAAGCCCGGCAGTAGTATATCCTGGAAATATTCAAGGGAGGAGTCGAAAAGAATCCGGCGAAAAAGGTTGTTACCACGTGGTTATGAATGATGAAGGTACAACGATGAATTTTGTGCCGCTCCAGGCGATTCAGTTTAATGAACTCCATATCGATGCTGCGGAATTTACAGATCCACATCAATTAGAGACGAAGTTACAGCAGGAAGTAAATGATTTTCCTGGTAATACACCACAGCTTTTACAGTTGAATCTGAAGGATAGTGATCAAAAGCTGGGAAGGTGGGAAAATGATGGTTATATTGCGGATGTTATTGATCTTGTCAATGAATCAAATTCCAACCAGTCCCGCTGGAAGCTGATTTATCACTATCAGGTGGAAAAGACTAAATCGTATGATGAATCACAGCTTTCGAAGGGCCATCATTTTGTTGGTGAGGTTATCAGACATATTAATGCAACAGACATACAGAATCAATTAACGGATTTGTATCGAAATAAGCTGGCCAGAAAATATTTACAGTCTCCGCAGGCGGAAGATAAACAGGATATTAAAAAAAGGGCAAAACAACTGTTGATTGATGAACTGCTGAAGCATGGGGGGGATTAA